The genomic interval TTAACGCTTGGTAATGTCGATGTTAAACCATTTTTGTGAAATTTGACCCAGTGTGCCATCTGCACGCATAGATGCAAGGGCTTTGTTGACCTGCTGTTGCAGTGCTTTGCCCTTTTCGTTATTCACAAATGGCCAAGCATTTTCAATCGTTTCAAAAGGCTTGCCAGCAATTTGTAGTGGTAGGCCAGATTTATCGATCACTTCGAGAATCGATAAGCGGTCCATGATAAAGGCATCGACACGGCCAAGCGCCACATCGTGTTCAAAGCCAGAGTCGTAAGACTTGATGTTGATTTCGTTGTTTGCGTCGTGCTTGCGCAGCAATTCTTCAAAGTTAGAGCCTAAGTTGACGGCAACGGTTTTGCCTTTTAAGTCATCTAAAGAGTGGATGCTGTCGTTGCCTTTACGTACGCCGATGGTGGCGCCATCAATCACATAAGGGTCGGAGAAAAGGTATTTTTTCTGACGCGCGTCAGTAATGGTGATCTGGTTTGAAATCGTGTCGATACGACCGGTTTCAAGTAAACCAAATAAGCCAGAGAAGTTTGAAGTGACAAACTTAACGTCGTAATCGTTACGTTTGGCAATTTCATTCCACAAATCGACTTCAAAACCTTGCAGTTCATCATTTTTGACGAAAGTAAATGGGAAGTAGCGACCTGACATGCCAACTTTGACTTCGGTTGCTGCTTGTACTGCGGTTGTCGCTGCGACAGTCAGTGCTAAGGCAACTGACAGGCGTTTAAACCAGTTTTTCATTGTGTCCACTCCTGAATAATTTTGCGAAATTCTACTGTTTAACTCGTTAATAGCATAAATAACTTGTTGTTATTAACCATAACTGGTTTTTGTATGATTGGGGATAACTTTTGGGAAACAAAGCCTCTAAAAAGAGGTTAAACGCAAAAGATGTGAGTAAAAGGCGAAAAAACTGTGTTGATCTTCAAAAGTCAAGCAGAATTCTTGTGAATAACTTAGATCTTATTCACTGGATCGAGGATCTAGCTCTGGCGATCTTGGTTATCAACAGGTAAAATTGCCCTCTTTTCCATCTTCATTATCTCATGGGGGCTAT from Vibrio sp. HB236076 carries:
- a CDS encoding amino acid ABC transporter substrate-binding protein → MKNWFKRLSVALALTVAATTAVQAATEVKVGMSGRYFPFTFVKNDELQGFEVDLWNEIAKRNDYDVKFVTSNFSGLFGLLETGRIDTISNQITITDARQKKYLFSDPYVIDGATIGVRKGNDSIHSLDDLKGKTVAVNLGSNFEELLRKHDANNEINIKSYDSGFEHDVALGRVDAFIMDRLSILEVIDKSGLPLQIAGKPFETIENAWPFVNNEKGKALQQQVNKALASMRADGTLGQISQKWFNIDITKR